In Piliocolobus tephrosceles isolate RC106 chromosome 4, ASM277652v3, whole genome shotgun sequence, the following are encoded in one genomic region:
- the LOC111527982 gene encoding tubulin polymerization-promoting protein: protein MGRTAEPGTPPRPASTGVCGHPERGELAGHFVLKSADCSQYGSRSNHLPGARPRFGENPGHSVFGGQPPQGRGKSCRTITFEQFQEALEELAKKRFKDKSSEEAVREVHRLIEGKAPIISGVTKAISSPTVSRLTDTTKFTGSHKERFDPSGKGKGKAGRVDLVDESGYVSGYKHAGTYDQKVQGGK from the exons ATGGGGAGGACTGCTGAGCCTGGTACACCCCCTAGGCCAGCCAGCACTGGGGTCTGTGGTCACCCCGAGCGTGGAGAGCTGGCAGGACACTTTGTCCTAAAGTCTGCAGATTGTTCCCAGTACGGAAGCCGATCCAACCATCTCCCAGGAGCAAGACCCAGGTTTGGAGAGAATCCAGGTCACAGCGTGTTTGGAGGGCAGCCACCACAGGGCAG AGGGAAGTCTTGCCGGACCATCACCTTTGAGCAGTTCCAGGAGGCGCTGGAGGAGCTCGCCAAGAAGCGATTCAAAGACAAGAGCAGCGAGGAGGCGGTTCGCGAGGTGCACAGGCTCATTGAGGGCAAGGCGCCCATTATCTCAGGGGTGACG AAAGCCATCTCGTCGCCCACAGTGTCGAGGCTCACAGATACCACCAAGTTCACGGGCTCCCACAAGGAGCGCTTCGACCCCTCTGGCAAAGGCAAGGGCAAGGCTGGCCGCGTGGACCTGGTGGACGAGTCGGGCTATGTGTCCGGCTACAAGCATGCAGGCACCTACGACCAGAAGGTGCAAGGGGGCAAGTAG